Proteins encoded by one window of Desulfovibrio ferrophilus:
- a CDS encoding ArsA-related P-loop ATPase: MKIAFAGKGGVGKTTLAAWTADLLARQGKNVWMVDADTALSLGQASGLAAGALPQPLILREDLVRERIGSGIIDLNPAVDDLPEKLCVDVPGDGPGRKRLLVMGTVTGAGGGCACGANALLKALLSHIVLDRDEWVLVDLEAGVEHLGRGTIQGVDALVVVSEPSHRGLETAASIGRMAGDLGLENQILALNRFSGGEIPALPGLPETVFNLPYFQGLAAKQLTDASVLGLPEIAQVDALVMNLLTALASGAKAQAA; this comes from the coding sequence GTGAAGATTGCATTTGCAGGCAAGGGCGGCGTGGGCAAAACCACGCTGGCCGCCTGGACCGCCGATCTGCTGGCCCGGCAGGGCAAGAACGTGTGGATGGTGGATGCGGATACGGCCCTGTCGTTGGGTCAGGCTTCCGGTCTGGCTGCCGGGGCTTTGCCACAGCCGCTGATTCTGCGCGAGGATCTGGTGCGCGAGCGCATCGGCTCCGGCATCATCGACCTGAACCCGGCGGTGGATGATCTGCCCGAGAAGCTCTGCGTGGACGTGCCCGGTGATGGTCCGGGCCGCAAGCGGCTGCTCGTGATGGGTACGGTCACGGGTGCGGGCGGCGGCTGCGCCTGCGGGGCCAATGCCCTACTCAAGGCTCTCCTGTCGCATATCGTGCTGGACCGTGATGAATGGGTGCTGGTGGACCTGGAAGCCGGAGTGGAACACCTGGGACGCGGGACCATTCAGGGCGTGGACGCTCTGGTGGTGGTCAGCGAGCCCAGCCACCGTGGGCTGGAGACCGCTGCCTCCATTGGGCGCATGGCTGGTGATCTGGGGCTGGAAAACCAGATTCTGGCCCTGAACCGTTTCTCCGGGGGCGAGATTCCGGCCCTGCCGGGTTTGCCCGAGACCGTTTTTAATCTTCCCTATTTTCAGGGGCTTGCCGCCAAGCAATTGACGGATGCCTCGGTGCTGGGGCTGCCTGAGATCGCTCAGGTGGATGCATTGGTCATGAATTTACTGACAGCCCTCGCCAGCGGAGCCAAGGCCCAGGCCGCATAG
- a CDS encoding YqaE/Pmp3 family membrane protein — MELIRIIISVLIPPVGAFLKVGLGLHFWINLILTLCGYVPGLVHVIWLLVRK, encoded by the coding sequence ATGGAACTCATTCGCATCATCATCTCTGTACTCATTCCCCCTGTGGGTGCCTTTCTCAAGGTTGGCCTGGGCCTGCATTTCTGGATCAACCTGATTCTGACCCTGTGCGGTTATGTGCCGGGGTTGGTGCATGTGATCTGGTTGCTGGTGCGCAAGTAG
- a CDS encoding OmpA/MotB family protein produces the protein MGARKEKVKEPEGQPAWLVTFSDMMTLMLTFFVLLVSMSVMDERRKLVVIGSIIGTFGVGKNSFEVLSQKDRKLTVEPGPMELDSINDLEPLKEMIWEDVDEDLNFASNKFVQVFSIPDDVLFEPGGYEISPGGRQILEAALPVFLQVQVPLLLAGHTSSLRDEEGTAFRVEDMKDTMDSSWRLSFHRVMKVYKLLVDAGMDPGLLRVEAFGRFHPRYGALTAKNRRRNRRVDIILDKRNAQWIDRLGMLRQREKDEDFKYKDFIFRFEDREKPQGQ, from the coding sequence ATGGGTGCTAGGAAGGAAAAGGTCAAAGAGCCTGAGGGGCAGCCTGCATGGCTGGTCACCTTCTCGGATATGATGACCCTGATGCTGACCTTCTTCGTGCTTTTGGTCTCCATGAGCGTCATGGATGAGCGCCGCAAGCTGGTGGTCATCGGATCCATCATCGGAACCTTTGGCGTCGGCAAGAACAGCTTCGAGGTTCTTTCTCAGAAAGATCGCAAGCTCACCGTGGAGCCCGGTCCCATGGAGCTGGACAGTATCAACGATCTGGAGCCGCTCAAGGAGATGATTTGGGAGGACGTGGACGAGGATCTGAATTTTGCCTCCAACAAGTTCGTGCAGGTCTTTTCCATCCCCGATGATGTGCTCTTCGAGCCCGGTGGTTATGAGATCAGCCCCGGTGGACGACAGATTCTGGAAGCCGCCCTGCCCGTGTTTCTGCAGGTTCAGGTGCCGCTCTTGCTGGCCGGACACACCTCCAGCCTGCGCGACGAGGAAGGCACCGCATTCCGGGTGGAGGACATGAAGGACACCATGGATTCGTCCTGGAGATTGTCTTTCCATCGAGTGATGAAGGTCTACAAGCTGCTGGTTGATGCGGGCATGGACCCCGGTCTGCTGCGGGTCGAGGCCTTCGGGCGGTTCCACCCCCGCTACGGGGCGCTGACCGCCAAGAACCGTCGCCGCAATCGCCGGGTGGATATCATCCTGGACAAGCGCAACGCGCAGTGGATCGACCGTCTGGGCATGTTGCGTCAGCGCGAAAAGGATGAGGATTTCAAGTACAAGGACTTCATCTTCCGGTTTGAGGACCGGGAGAAGCCGCAGGGGCAGTAG
- the era gene encoding GTPase Era: protein MDTSEGLYRCGTVVLLGPPNAGKSTLLNTFLGQKLAIVTPKPQTTRNQITGILTDDDSQIIFLDTPGVHRMRGRMNRFLLQSAWAGVEAADCIVIMADADLYSRKPQLLARELDPIVKGVQRAHQPVYVALNKIDLVRDKAALLPLMQVLGEMWPEAGILPISASKGKGLDELLATVKKHLPEGPPMFPEDQLSTVPLRFMAAETIREKLFMSLKQELPYSTAVEIEQWDEDENGLIRIGALIWVARDNHKAMVIGKGGQNLKEIGRASRLELKQLLGGKVHLEMWVKVRRDWTEDSNFLRTIGLGE from the coding sequence ATGGACACGAGTGAAGGCCTTTACAGGTGCGGGACTGTTGTGCTTTTGGGACCTCCCAACGCGGGAAAATCCACATTGCTCAATACTTTCCTTGGTCAGAAATTGGCCATTGTCACCCCCAAGCCGCAGACAACCCGTAATCAGATTACGGGCATCCTGACCGACGACGACAGCCAGATCATCTTTCTGGATACCCCGGGCGTGCACCGCATGCGCGGGCGCATGAACCGTTTTCTGCTGCAATCGGCCTGGGCCGGGGTGGAAGCTGCCGACTGCATTGTGATCATGGCCGATGCGGACCTCTACTCGCGCAAGCCGCAGCTGTTGGCGCGTGAGCTGGACCCCATCGTCAAGGGCGTGCAGCGCGCGCATCAGCCCGTGTATGTGGCCTTGAACAAGATCGATCTGGTCAGGGACAAGGCCGCCTTGCTGCCGTTGATGCAGGTCCTGGGCGAGATGTGGCCCGAGGCCGGAATCCTCCCCATTTCCGCATCCAAGGGCAAAGGCCTGGACGAATTGCTGGCCACGGTCAAGAAACACCTGCCCGAAGGTCCGCCCATGTTCCCCGAGGATCAGTTGTCCACCGTTCCCCTGCGCTTCATGGCGGCGGAGACCATCCGCGAGAAACTGTTCATGAGTCTGAAGCAGGAACTGCCCTACTCCACGGCCGTTGAGATCGAACAGTGGGACGAGGACGAGAACGGGCTGATTCGTATCGGGGCGCTGATCTGGGTGGCCCGCGACAACCACAAGGCCATGGTCATCGGCAAGGGTGGTCAGAATCTGAAGGAAATCGGCAGGGCCTCGCGTCTGGAGCTGAAGCAGTTGCTGGGCGGCAAGGTGCATCTTGAGATGTGGGTCAAGGTCCGGCGCGACTGGACCGAGGATTCCAACTTCCTGCGTACCATAGGCCTGGGTGAATAA
- the cooS gene encoding anaerobic carbon-monoxide dehydrogenase catalytic subunit, translating to MAKELKPPQELSIWEDAQKMIEKARRDGVETVWDRYEQQSPHCTFCELGLTCKNCNMGPCRISPKEGGKMQRGVCGADAHVIVARNFGRFVAGGAAGHSDHGRDLIEVLEAIVEGKAPGYQISDEAKLRRVSAELGINVDGRDVMDVARDLMDICYADFGSRKKEVGFTCRVPEKRKEIWRKLGIMPRGVDREIAEMMHRTHMGCDNDAPNTLLHAARTSLADGWAGSMIGTELSDIIFGTPAPSASRANLGVLKADHVNLLVHGHNPVVSEMVLAAAREPEMIAKAKAAGAAGINIGGLCCTGNELLMRQGIPMAGNHLMTELAIVTGAVDAMVVDYQCIMPSLVQTAACYHTKFITTADKAKFTGATHVSFHPDNAVKQARVVVEMAIEAYERRDQGRVEIPCEPVDITTGFSIEALLSALGGTLDPVLDAVKAGKIRGFTAIVGCNNPRIKHDSANVGLAKALIKKDILVLATGCVTTAAGKAGLLMPEGASMAGPGLQEVCGALGIPPVLHMGSCVDNSRVIQLCAAIANALGVDISDLPVWGASPEWYSEKAVAIGLYCVASGIPVQIGTPPHITGSDVVTNLALSGLEDLVGAAFLVEADPEKAADIMDERIKAKRKALGLSE from the coding sequence ATGGCAAAAGAATTGAAGCCACCCCAAGAGCTTTCCATCTGGGAAGACGCTCAAAAAATGATCGAAAAGGCGCGTCGGGACGGCGTTGAAACCGTCTGGGACCGTTATGAGCAGCAGAGCCCGCACTGTACATTCTGCGAGTTGGGCCTGACCTGCAAGAATTGCAACATGGGCCCCTGCCGCATCAGTCCCAAAGAGGGTGGCAAGATGCAGCGCGGTGTGTGCGGAGCCGACGCCCATGTGATTGTGGCCCGCAACTTTGGTCGGTTTGTGGCTGGTGGAGCAGCCGGACATTCGGACCATGGCCGGGACCTGATCGAGGTTCTGGAGGCCATCGTCGAGGGCAAGGCTCCGGGCTACCAGATCAGTGATGAAGCCAAGCTCAGGCGGGTTTCTGCGGAACTGGGCATCAACGTCGATGGCCGGGACGTTATGGACGTGGCTCGGGATTTGATGGATATCTGCTATGCCGATTTTGGCAGCCGCAAGAAAGAGGTGGGATTCACCTGCCGCGTCCCCGAAAAGCGCAAGGAAATCTGGCGCAAACTGGGCATCATGCCCCGTGGTGTGGACCGCGAAATCGCGGAGATGATGCACCGCACACACATGGGTTGCGACAACGACGCCCCCAACACCCTGCTCCATGCGGCCCGGACCTCCCTGGCCGACGGCTGGGCCGGGTCCATGATCGGCACCGAACTGTCTGACATCATCTTCGGCACCCCCGCTCCTTCGGCATCACGCGCCAATCTCGGCGTGCTCAAGGCCGATCATGTCAACCTGCTGGTGCACGGCCACAACCCCGTTGTCTCCGAGATGGTGCTGGCTGCCGCGCGCGAGCCGGAAATGATCGCCAAGGCCAAGGCCGCCGGCGCGGCGGGCATCAATATCGGTGGCCTGTGCTGTACCGGTAACGAATTGCTCATGCGTCAGGGCATCCCCATGGCGGGCAACCATCTGATGACCGAATTGGCCATTGTCACTGGTGCGGTGGACGCCATGGTGGTCGATTACCAGTGCATCATGCCCAGCCTGGTGCAGACCGCTGCCTGTTATCACACCAAGTTCATCACCACTGCGGACAAGGCCAAATTCACCGGAGCCACCCACGTCAGTTTCCATCCGGACAATGCTGTTAAACAGGCCCGGGTTGTCGTGGAGATGGCCATTGAGGCCTATGAGCGCCGCGATCAGGGCCGGGTCGAGATCCCCTGTGAGCCAGTGGACATCACCACCGGTTTCTCCATCGAGGCCCTGCTCTCTGCCTTGGGCGGGACCCTGGACCCGGTGCTGGATGCCGTCAAAGCCGGCAAGATTCGTGGTTTCACCGCCATCGTGGGTTGCAACAACCCGCGCATCAAGCACGACTCCGCCAATGTCGGGCTGGCCAAGGCCCTGATCAAGAAGGACATCCTGGTCCTGGCCACGGGCTGTGTGACCACCGCTGCGGGCAAGGCCGGGCTGCTGATGCCTGAAGGCGCGTCCATGGCCGGTCCGGGCTTGCAGGAAGTCTGTGGCGCGCTTGGCATCCCGCCCGTGCTGCACATGGGCTCCTGCGTGGACAACTCGCGCGTGATCCAGCTCTGCGCGGCCATCGCCAATGCTCTGGGCGTGGATATCTCGGACCTGCCGGTCTGGGGTGCCTCGCCGGAATGGTACTCCGAGAAGGCCGTGGCCATCGGTCTGTATTGTGTGGCCTCGGGTATCCCGGTGCAGATCGGTACCCCGCCGCACATCACCGGCTCCGACGTGGTCACCAATCTGGCCCTGTCCGGGCTGGAAGACCTTGTGGGCGCAGCCTTCCTGGTGGAAGCCGATCCCGAGAAGGCCGCAGACATCATGGACGAGCGCATCAAGGCCAAGCGCAAGGCCCTGGGCCTGTCCGAATAG
- the topA gene encoding type I DNA topoisomerase, with translation MSKNLIIVESPAKVKTIKKFLGRDYAVEASVGHVRDLPPKALGVDEDSFEPEYRVIGGKEKIVNRLLDAAAKAESVYLAPDPDREGEAIAWHVAELIKDKNQDIHRIQFNEITARAVREALEHPRELNENLFNSQQARRILDRLVGYKVSPLLWKKVKSGISAGRVQSVALRLIVDREKERLAFIPEEYWVLKASLEGENPPPFMSDLAKIGGKKAAVGSADEAEAVETTVKSNPFVVQKVAEKERKRSPAPPYITSTLQQDANRRLGYSAKKTMSAAQRLYEGVELGIRGTTALITYMRTDSVRIADDARDSAREFILEQYGEDFYPPKARVFKTKSSAQDAHEAIRPVDVTITPEEVQGSLPADQFQLYKIIWRRFVASQMAMAKFWDTTVDVAAGNTMWRAKGERMLFPGFLKVFGQSPDDETNELPKLTEGQELKLAEFTKEQKFTQPPPRYSEASLVKELEEKGIGRPSTYASIISTIVGREYVELTNKRFGPTDLGTTVSDQLTEHFITLMDVGFTATMEEGLDAVAEGKQDWIKLLSGFTKDFYPTLEEARTNMKRVKAGLETDIVCEVCSKPMVIKFGRAGTFLACSGYPDCKNTKNFKRDEQGQIEIVEHTRAEPEKTGRSCPDCGGDLVIKHARTGSRFIACNNYPDCTYAEPFSTGVKCPKCEQGELVEKSSRRGKVFYSCNRYPDCDYALWNKPVEKPCPECDSPILELKTTRAKGKHLGCPNKKCKYTEDMDMSDGEE, from the coding sequence ATGAGTAAAAACCTAATTATCGTTGAGTCACCCGCCAAGGTGAAGACCATCAAGAAGTTCCTGGGCCGCGATTATGCGGTCGAGGCTTCCGTAGGCCACGTCCGCGACCTGCCGCCCAAAGCACTGGGTGTGGACGAAGACAGCTTCGAGCCTGAATACCGCGTCATCGGCGGCAAGGAGAAGATCGTCAATCGGCTGCTCGATGCAGCGGCCAAGGCGGAATCTGTCTACCTGGCGCCTGACCCGGACCGCGAGGGCGAGGCGATTGCCTGGCACGTGGCCGAGCTGATCAAGGACAAGAACCAGGATATCCACCGTATCCAGTTCAACGAAATCACGGCGCGAGCCGTGCGCGAAGCACTGGAACACCCGCGTGAGCTGAACGAAAATCTGTTCAATTCACAGCAGGCACGGCGCATTCTGGACAGGCTGGTGGGCTACAAGGTCTCGCCCCTGCTCTGGAAGAAGGTCAAGAGCGGCATCTCCGCCGGGCGCGTGCAGTCCGTGGCGCTACGGCTCATCGTGGACCGCGAAAAGGAACGTCTGGCCTTCATCCCCGAGGAATACTGGGTGCTCAAGGCCTCCCTGGAGGGTGAGAACCCGCCTCCATTCATGTCCGACCTGGCCAAGATCGGCGGCAAGAAGGCCGCCGTGGGCTCTGCTGACGAGGCCGAAGCCGTGGAGACCACGGTCAAATCCAACCCCTTTGTGGTGCAGAAGGTGGCCGAGAAGGAGCGCAAGCGCAGCCCTGCGCCGCCCTATATCACCTCCACCCTGCAGCAGGACGCCAACCGCCGTCTGGGCTATTCCGCCAAGAAGACCATGAGCGCGGCCCAGCGCCTGTACGAAGGTGTTGAGCTGGGCATCCGGGGCACTACCGCACTGATCACCTACATGCGTACCGACTCCGTTCGCATTGCCGACGATGCCCGCGACAGCGCCCGGGAATTCATCCTGGAGCAGTACGGCGAGGATTTCTATCCGCCCAAGGCCAGGGTCTTCAAGACCAAGTCTTCGGCACAGGACGCGCACGAAGCCATCCGGCCCGTTGACGTGACCATCACCCCCGAGGAAGTGCAAGGCAGCCTGCCTGCCGACCAGTTCCAACTGTACAAAATCATCTGGCGACGATTCGTGGCCTCGCAGATGGCCATGGCCAAGTTCTGGGATACCACCGTGGACGTTGCCGCAGGCAATACCATGTGGCGCGCCAAGGGCGAACGCATGCTGTTCCCCGGCTTCCTGAAGGTCTTTGGTCAGAGCCCGGATGACGAGACCAACGAACTGCCCAAACTGACCGAGGGCCAGGAACTGAAGCTGGCCGAGTTCACCAAGGAACAGAAGTTCACCCAGCCGCCGCCGCGCTACTCCGAAGCCTCGCTGGTCAAGGAACTGGAAGAGAAAGGCATCGGGCGTCCGTCCACCTATGCCTCCATTATCTCTACCATCGTGGGCCGCGAGTACGTGGAACTCACGAACAAGCGCTTTGGCCCCACGGACCTGGGCACCACGGTCAGCGACCAGCTGACCGAGCACTTCATCACTCTGATGGACGTGGGCTTTACCGCGACCATGGAGGAAGGCCTGGACGCCGTGGCCGAAGGCAAGCAGGACTGGATCAAGCTGCTGAGCGGATTCACCAAGGATTTCTACCCCACTCTGGAAGAGGCGCGCACCAACATGAAGCGCGTCAAGGCCGGGCTGGAAACGGATATCGTCTGCGAAGTCTGCAGCAAGCCCATGGTCATCAAGTTTGGCCGGGCCGGAACGTTTTTGGCCTGCTCGGGCTATCCGGACTGCAAAAACACCAAGAACTTCAAGCGCGACGAGCAGGGCCAGATCGAGATCGTGGAGCATACCCGCGCCGAGCCCGAAAAAACCGGACGCTCCTGCCCGGACTGCGGCGGGGATCTGGTCATCAAGCACGCCCGCACGGGCAGCCGCTTCATCGCCTGCAACAACTACCCGGACTGCACCTATGCCGAGCCGTTCTCCACGGGAGTCAAATGCCCCAAGTGCGAGCAGGGCGAGCTGGTGGAAAAATCCTCGCGCCGGGGCAAGGTCTTCTATTCCTGCAACCGCTACCCGGATTGCGACTACGCCCTGTGGAACAAGCCCGTGGAAAAGCCGTGCCCGGAATGCGATTCACCCATCCTGGAGCTGAAGACCACCCGCGCCAAGGGCAAGCACCTGGGCTGTCCGAACAAGAAGTGCAAGTATACTGAAGATATGGATATGAGTGACGGCGAGGAGTAG
- a CDS encoding OmpA/MotB family protein, translating into MARKKKKSAGVAGDAWLVTFGDLVTLLLTFFVLLLSMSSMDKSVLTKITFFSDDLGQLSVRSAGRIPQRIKMIVQALEKPWEILEKKERLKDMFFPDDVIPPEISRSTLMENLEIMQRPEGVALVLTDKLLFPSGGSELNPAAKQLLSVVGEVMGFMDAPVNVSGYSDAVGGDSEANYRLSGERALSVMEFFLELGLRNERFSVSGYGPNWALADNTTELGRSQNRRVEILLKTTPWLGAYVR; encoded by the coding sequence GTGGCACGCAAGAAGAAGAAAAGCGCAGGAGTGGCGGGAGACGCCTGGCTGGTGACCTTCGGGGATCTGGTGACGCTCTTGTTGACGTTTTTCGTGCTGCTGCTCAGTATGTCATCCATGGACAAGAGCGTCCTGACCAAGATCACGTTTTTTTCGGATGACCTGGGGCAACTCTCCGTGCGAAGTGCCGGACGCATCCCCCAGCGGATCAAGATGATTGTCCAGGCTCTGGAAAAGCCCTGGGAGATCCTTGAAAAAAAGGAACGTCTGAAGGATATGTTTTTCCCTGACGACGTGATTCCGCCGGAGATCAGCCGCAGTACGCTGATGGAGAATCTGGAGATCATGCAGCGGCCCGAGGGCGTGGCCCTGGTGCTGACCGACAAGCTGCTGTTCCCCTCCGGAGGTTCAGAGCTGAACCCGGCAGCCAAGCAATTGCTCTCGGTGGTGGGCGAGGTCATGGGATTTATGGATGCGCCGGTCAATGTCTCCGGCTACAGTGACGCCGTGGGCGGAGACTCGGAGGCCAATTATCGCCTCTCCGGGGAACGGGCACTGTCCGTGATGGAATTTTTTCTGGAACTGGGCCTGCGCAATGAACGGTTCTCGGTATCCGGCTACGGCCCCAACTGGGCTCTGGCCGACAATACCACCGAACTGGGACGCAGCCAGAACAGACGAGTGGAAATTTTGCTGAAGACGACCCCGTGGCTCGGGGCTTACGTCAGATAG
- a CDS encoding YggS family pyridoxal phosphate-dependent enzyme: MEHNVDGQAIRDRLVETRGMIDDAAKASGRSPEDVTLVAISKLHPAQAVAEAALAGQRHFGENYIQEALAKQDELAHLDLSWHFTGKLQSNKAKFVPGRFDLLHTIDKLKLAQALHKKLSAACAPRQDVLIEVNLALESQKAGVAEQDLPELAEELLRMGSMNLTGLMLLPPFDLDPEERRPLFARLRELRDGLEVRLGMKLPVLSMGMTDDFTQAVREGASLVRVGTRIFGTRPVRT, encoded by the coding sequence ATGGAACACAACGTAGACGGACAGGCCATTCGTGACCGGCTGGTTGAAACCAGGGGTATGATCGACGATGCTGCCAAGGCCTCGGGGCGCTCTCCCGAAGACGTGACCCTGGTCGCCATCTCCAAGCTGCATCCCGCGCAGGCCGTGGCAGAAGCGGCTTTGGCCGGACAGCGCCACTTTGGCGAGAACTATATTCAGGAGGCCCTGGCCAAGCAGGATGAGCTGGCCCATCTTGACCTGTCCTGGCATTTCACGGGCAAGTTGCAGAGCAACAAGGCCAAGTTTGTGCCCGGTCGTTTCGACCTGTTGCATACCATCGACAAGCTTAAATTGGCCCAGGCTTTGCATAAAAAGCTCTCGGCAGCCTGCGCCCCCAGACAGGACGTGTTGATCGAGGTCAATCTGGCACTGGAAAGCCAGAAGGCAGGAGTCGCCGAACAAGACCTTCCGGAGTTGGCCGAAGAGCTTCTCCGGATGGGGAGTATGAACCTTACCGGGTTGATGCTCCTCCCGCCGTTCGATCTCGATCCTGAAGAGCGCCGCCCGTTGTTCGCCCGTTTGCGCGAACTGCGAGACGGGCTTGAAGTCCGCCTGGGGATGAAACTGCCGGTCCTGTCCATGGGCATGACCGACGACTTTACACAGGCAGTGAGGGAAGGGGCCAGTCTGGTGCGTGTGGGTACACGCATCTTCGGCACAAGGCCCGTACGCACCTAA
- a CDS encoding motility protein A, with product MDLATVIGLVLSLGLVAAAIVTGGSPVVFISVPSLLIVVGGTIGATMVNYPLDKILGTVGVLKKTFFSSLESPADIIEKFMDYANRARREGILSLEPVIKQLDDFYLRKGLQLTVDGLEPQTIQEILETEIAYLEARHEVGAEISATLGMFAPAMGMIGTVIGLVQMLQTMDDPSSIGPAMAVALITTFYGAVLANLVFNPMAGKLKTRSKEEVLLKEMVMQGILSISKGENPRIIEEKLSSFLPPRDRKQEVG from the coding sequence ATGGATTTAGCAACCGTTATCGGATTAGTGCTCTCCCTGGGGCTGGTGGCCGCGGCAATCGTGACCGGCGGCAGCCCTGTGGTGTTCATTTCCGTGCCTTCCCTGCTGATTGTTGTGGGTGGCACCATCGGCGCGACCATGGTCAACTATCCTCTGGATAAGATCCTGGGCACCGTGGGCGTGCTGAAAAAGACCTTCTTCTCCTCCCTGGAGAGCCCAGCCGACATCATCGAAAAGTTCATGGACTACGCCAACCGCGCCCGCCGCGAAGGCATCCTGTCCCTGGAGCCGGTGATCAAGCAGCTGGACGACTTCTATCTGCGCAAGGGCCTGCAATTGACTGTGGACGGCCTGGAACCGCAGACCATCCAGGAGATTCTGGAAACCGAGATCGCCTATCTGGAGGCACGCCATGAGGTCGGTGCGGAAATATCCGCAACCCTTGGCATGTTTGCCCCGGCCATGGGCATGATCGGTACGGTTATCGGGCTGGTGCAGATGCTCCAGACCATGGATGACCCCAGTTCCATTGGCCCGGCCATGGCCGTGGCGCTGATCACGACATTTTATGGCGCTGTCCTGGCGAACCTTGTCTTCAACCCCATGGCGGGAAAATTGAAGACAAGAAGCAAGGAAGAGGTGCTTTTGAAGGAGATGGTGATGCAGGGTATCCTGTCCATCTCCAAGGGTGAAAACCCCCGGATCATTGAAGAGAAGCTGTCCAGCTTCCTGCCGCCCAGAGACAGGAAACAGGAAGTCGGCTAG
- a CDS encoding Crp/Fnr family transcriptional regulator yields the protein MGMKFLEENLLHYLRRPEFAELREAFHTRTYAKGSIIYSPGEKENLVFIVSTGRVRVYLAYEDKEFNLGILGHGDIYSSHTETFVQALDDVELQVIDVKVFRRRMVGDPEVTKAMVRVLGNILRASFSIIDGLVFKDANCRLIALLVTEARRHGIIAEDGVRVDLDLPVEQLARLIGATRQTVSTLLNDLVRAGLICKLSRGQYLIPDVEALDASAEGASCR from the coding sequence ATGGGTATGAAATTCCTTGAGGAAAATCTCCTTCATTATCTACGGCGTCCCGAATTCGCTGAGCTGCGCGAGGCCTTTCACACCCGTACCTACGCCAAGGGCAGCATCATCTACAGCCCGGGTGAAAAAGAGAATCTGGTTTTCATTGTCTCCACGGGTCGAGTACGCGTTTATCTGGCTTACGAGGACAAGGAATTCAATCTGGGCATTCTGGGCCATGGCGATATCTACAGCTCGCATACTGAAACCTTTGTTCAGGCTCTGGATGACGTCGAATTGCAGGTTATCGACGTCAAGGTCTTTCGGCGGCGCATGGTGGGTGACCCGGAGGTCACCAAGGCCATGGTGCGCGTACTGGGCAACATCCTGCGAGCCTCCTTTTCCATTATCGATGGTCTGGTCTTCAAGGACGCCAACTGCCGCCTCATTGCTCTGCTGGTGACCGAGGCCCGTCGCCACGGCATCATCGCAGAGGACGGGGTGCGTGTGGACCTCGACCTGCCCGTGGAACAGCTGGCGCGCCTGATCGGGGCCACCCGCCAGACCGTCTCTACCCTGCTCAACGATCTGGTGCGAGCCGGGCTGATCTGCAAGCTCTCCCGGGGCCAATACCTGATCCCTGATGTCGAGGCGCTGGATGCTTCGGCTGAGGGTGCCTCCTGCCGCTGA